The proteins below are encoded in one region of Penicillium psychrofluorescens genome assembly, chromosome: 4:
- a CDS encoding uncharacterized protein (ID:PFLUO_005918-T1.cds;~source:funannotate): protein MPVKTRPVEKFAKATAKCATEAATYGKCVVADYNSIHKDMCAKEFLRLKDCYLAASKKG, encoded by the exons ATGCCCGTCAAAACTCGCCCCGTCGAGAAATTTGCAAAGGCCACGGCCAAGTGTGCCACGGAG GCGGCGACATATGGCAAGTGCGTGGTCGCGGACTACAACTCCATCCACAAGGACATGTGCGCGAAGGAATTCCTCCGGCTGAAGGACTGTTATCTGGCCGCATCCAAGAAGGGTTAG